Within Engraulis encrasicolus isolate BLACKSEA-1 chromosome 8, IST_EnEncr_1.0, whole genome shotgun sequence, the genomic segment GGCTAGAGCTCTAGTCTGGAATTTCCCATCACGACTCGCTCGCTGTCTGCACGACTACAGAAGAGTGTACCCATGGTATTGAGTGTGCATGGATATCCACGTTTTCCCCGCTAATTAATTCtggctttgtgtttttgttatagCCTGCCGCCTAACCTGATGACAATGGATGGCTTTGATGAAGCCACTCGTTCGGTATTGGAAGGTAAGTCAAAGATATTTTTtttaggttaaagggacactgcaggaaatggttaaaaaaaaaaaaaaaaaggtactgcaactatgctgctcattgaaacggggctgcctattgccaaatttgatctttacatgaaagtttactgagtaataaacaaatattttctagtgtggtccaagtacagtcacttttgcagctaaaaatggctatttttggaaattcaaaatggcggaccaaggagaagatcccccttttcatgcatgaaaagtgcaatttttccaatcatagtgaatacttagaatttgatggtggtggtaagtattcatgaaaaaggcaacattagtgaatgggcagcatgaattctggaaataaacaactaatcatctcagtgtccctttaagtaatttTACAATGTAGATAACCAATGCTTAAGATTGTCAGGTGCATACAGGTCggcgatttttgttgttgttgattggtTTTTATTGTaggtatgctgttcattgaaactgttccgcctattgccatatttgaaCTATTTGTGAATATATGCTAAACAATAGACTCATGGTttctagcatgaccaaagtacagggtTTAAAGCTAGAAATGTCtatctgggaattcaaaatggtggacatggagaagatcccccttttcatgaagtGCTTATACACTTATTATACACAAGTGCTTATACACTTATTATACACAAGTGCTTATACACCTAGCTCTGAGAGACAAGTGACCTTTTTATGTTGCTTGGATTTTTAACTTGACTTTGCTTTACACACAGTGTTTTTATTTGTCGTCTACAGCTGCAAGTGTTGATGAATGCACCTTGAAAACCCTTAGCCGAGAGGACTTGCAAGACCTTTTTCCTGGCCCTGAAAACTTTCTCAGAAGGAGAAGAATTTGGGATTTTATCAATGAAAATGTAAGTTGCATCAGATCTATCTATACATCTATGTATGCATTATGTACTTTATGAACATTAAATTGTATTAAGCATTAACCACATTTCTAATTGTCCCAATGCATTTTGTTTTCTTCCTGCATAATTCTAATAGTCTGGAAATATAGACCAAGATTCAAGTGCTTGCAGTGAATACAGGAGCATGCCCTCAACTACTTCTGCGTCACCATGCCAGCTTAAAACCTCCACTCCCACATCAGATGAGAAAAAGATGAAGATGCCAGACCCTCCAGAATATGTCGTTTACACGGACTCAGAGTTGGATTTGGTACGGGCTCAATATTTTGCACTCCTTCGGAGTGGGAAGGAAAGAGGCTTCAAGATGTCGAAGGAGCTGTGTTGCAGATTGATAAGAAACACCATAACAAGCATGGTTGCAATCCTTCGCGCAAGTCCGATGGGAAAAGAAGCAAGCTATCCCTCAAAGCTGGAAATGAAAGTCATGTCACAGAAAATAATTGAGTACTACCCCATGCTGCGTGATACTGATCCAAATATGCCACATGTAAGTATTGTTTTCTTTATcttgttttctttaaaaaaatatatctatTTGCCTTCTATCTCTTTTGTAATGTCTAAAATGTCTCCTGCTACAAGCTCTAACccaccaccgtgtgtgtgtgcgttgaataCGGCACTAGCTATCTACCTGGACTGTGCATTAGGACTCTGATCTGTGCCACACCACTGTCATATGAGGACTCATTCTTGCACTACATTAACAGTAAATATTTCAGGTCACTGAAATCCTTGCTCTCTACCACAATTATCATCATTACCGTCAACTTTGTGGATGACTGTTTCTTTTCTTGAAATGTGTAGTATATCAGTACTTTTGTGCCAGGCAAATTaacttgctcttctcttctctactaaaccaaaacaaacaacgaACTGGGGGAAAAAAGATAACTACTTACCTAGCATTCTTTCACCACAGCTGACGGTCTACACAAAAATGTTCAAGCGACTCCAGAATATGAGATCCCCATGCAGGAAGAGGCAGGGCCCTGTTCTTCTGAGAGGCCCAGCAAAGACTCTCTTCAGTGAAGACCAAGACATTGACACGGATTTGACCGACACGAGCGGATCGGCTGATACGGTCATTCTTGAGAGCAGTGAAGACCTCAGTGATGACAATTGCAGTGCAGGTATGCAAAAGTAACAATTACTACAGTCATGAAACGAAACTAGAAGGTTTTTGTTTAtcttttaaaatttattttaattttattttttgttctttgttGAACCAAAGTTGCACTATGTCTGATTTTTGGATGCATTCATTTTaataattgtgtttgtgtgattcctcctcctcctgctgccccCCCAATTATTTCTCCAAGTGTCCCCAGCACGAGATCCCCCTGTGCCAAAAAAGGCAAAGAGTGGCACCAAAGCATCCATTCCATCATCCAGGTCTTCCTCACCGGCACCCAGGACTGCAATTGCTTCACCAACCATGCCTGCGAAAGATGTTGCTGGTAAGCCCTCCTCAGCACTTTCCAGCATGTAATCCTTGTTCATAAGTTTTGCAAAACATaactacgtgtctgtgtgtgcatgtgatctgGCCTGCCAAGCCAGACTAGAAGTGAATATTTAGTCCAGCCCCGATCAATGAcgcatcggaagattgttgatggcaaCAACTAGTTTTTCAAACTGTCtttgcctattggccaacgctttgtcataACTCCCTGAAAACCCCGTCCGAAAGATTCAAAACATATAtcccctgcgttgtgattggtttgccagattcagggagTTCGGACATTGTCTGAGGCTATACCCATTCGCAGGCAAAAAAAATAagttttggccgctggcgggtggggctagtttaaagggacactgtgcaggaaatggtcataaaaggtactgcaactatgctgatcattgaaactgtgttgcctattgtcaaatctgatctttacgtgaaagtttgctgagtaataaacacatattttctagtatggtccaagcaattatttttgcagctaaaaatggctatttttggaaattcaaaatggcagaccatggagaagatctcccttttttcatgtatggaaagtgattttttttccagtcataatgaatgcttagaatttgatggtggcggtatatattcatgaaaaaagtaacattagtgaatgggcagcatgaattctggaaataaacaacttaaaatctcagtGTCTTAAGAGATTATAATTTTTCTGTATTTTCCCCTATTATTTCTCAAGAAGCGTCCCCAGCACGAGATCCCCCTGTGCCAAAAAAGACAAAGAGTGGCACCAAAGCATCCATTCCATCATCTAGGTCTTCCTCACCGGCACCCATGACTGTGATTGCTTCACCAACCATGCCTGCAAACGATGTTGCTGGTAAGCCCTCCTCAGCACACTTCCCAGCCTGTAGTCCTTGTTCATAAGTTTTGCAAaacattattatttgtattttaacattttattttgttagttgtattttacatttacatttacatttactgtggtgttacaatgttaacattaaatgtctttgtttattatttaaGCGGGTCTCGACAGTCTGAAGATGCAGGCCAGACACTACAAAACCTTGAGCAACATGTACAACAAGCCCAACGCAAAACCCAATCAAAATGATGTGGCGCAAATTCTGGACCTCGAGTTCGAAGCCAGACGGGCTTTTATTGATTCAGATGTTACCAAGGAAGAAGACCGACCTGCAAAAATCCTTGATGCATATCCATGCTTTAAAGATGTTCGAAACGTATGTTTGGTTTTTTTCTTCTCATCTGAACCTCAATTGCTGTGTATGGTGTAAGCGTTTTGAACACAGTAAGTGTTTTATGATGTTTCAGGCCATGGATGAGCTACGGCGCATAGTAGATGGCACTAACCGCAGATACATCGAGGACGTAAGAGGAAGATGGACAGAATTCTGCACGAAGGTGCAGTTCTACAGCGTGTGGAAGAAAGTCCTCAAACCCCCTTTTCCTTTGGATGTTCGCAGTGGTAAGTTACTGTTCCATATTTATATGcagtgaatgcctaagccctttttaagaaaggttgCCCTCAgaatataaaaacctaaatatattagcctctgaagcacataaaaacatgcaataagttgtatttaaatgttgagaccctcatcttgcattggaatgtgttcatttaactCTAAACATACCAAGACTTTTCATAAAATTGTCTCGAATCTCACGACCCTGAATCTTGTgaagcgccagggccaatgttgcacaatgcaatgtccagcatcaatgggttaatgtagaGCCCTTTTTACATGTAATAATATTTTGACAGCATTCTGACCATTCTTTCTATTCTTTAGTGGATTTCACACTGGCCCTCTTCAATGCACTGCCACCCCTCTTCCCCTCATCCGTTTTGCCACCAAAGAAGCTCGCTTGCAGTGAGGCACTTATTCATATCCTGAAGGTAAGCAAATATTTCCCCAGATTTATgcaaattcattcattcacaaaactgcaaaaaaaatctaaaactttGCATCAGCTTGTCTGTTATTAATCTATACTACATTTATTGCATGATGTGTCTGTTGCTCTGTGCAGTCAGCTGTTTTTGACACTTACTGCTGATAACTGCTGATGTTCATATGTGCGATTCTCTCCCTTGC encodes:
- the LOC134454542 gene encoding uncharacterized protein LOC134454542 isoform X5; translation: MFKRLQNMRSPCRKRQGPVLLRGPAKTLFSEDQDIDTDLTDTSGSADTVILESSEDLSDDNCSAVSPARDPPVPKKAKSGTKASIPSSRSSSPAPRTAIASPTMPAKDVAEASPARDPPVPKKTKSGTKASIPSSRSSSPAPMTVIASPTMPANDVAAGLDSLKMQARHYKTLSNMYNKPNAKPNQNDVAQILDLEFEARRAFIDSDVTKEEDRPAKILDAYPCFKDVRNAMDELRRIVDGTNRRYIEDVRGRWTEFCTKVQFYSVWKKVLKPPFPLDVRSVDFTLALFNALPPLFPSSVLPPKKLACSEALIHILKSNEDPALYLQKRPLSSPVLLFDGSTTIVAVGNVPVTTLKQEDFSEGMLVLMAYYYTLHLTYPKCVATLLSVIQTEVIGDALHDKDATSSYKKAMAEWNAFIEK
- the LOC134454542 gene encoding uncharacterized protein LOC134454542 isoform X1, with the protein product MALMKPLVRYWKCFYLSSTAASVDECTLKTLSREDLQDLFPGPENFLRRRRIWDFINENSGNIDQDSSACSEYRSMPSTTSASPCQLKTSTPTSDEKKMKMPDPPEYVVYTDSELDLVRAQYFALLRSGKERGFKMSKELCCRLIRNTITSMVAILRASPMGKEASYPSKLEMKVMSQKIIEYYPMLRDTDPNMPHLTVYTKMFKRLQNMRSPCRKRQGPVLLRGPAKTLFSEDQDIDTDLTDTSGSADTVILESSEDLSDDNCSAVSPARDPPVPKKAKSGTKASIPSSRSSSPAPRTAIASPTMPAKDVAEASPARDPPVPKKTKSGTKASIPSSRSSSPAPMTVIASPTMPANDVAAGLDSLKMQARHYKTLSNMYNKPNAKPNQNDVAQILDLEFEARRAFIDSDVTKEEDRPAKILDAYPCFKDVRNAMDELRRIVDGTNRRYIEDVRGRWTEFCTKVQFYSVWKKVLKPPFPLDVRSVDFTLALFNALPPLFPSSVLPPKKLACSEALIHILKSNEDPALYLQKRPLSSPVLLFDGSTTIVAVGNVPVTTLKQEDFSEGMLVLMAYYYTLHLTYPKCVATLLSVIQTEVIGDALHDKDATSSYKKAMAEWNAFIEK
- the LOC134454542 gene encoding uncharacterized protein LOC134454542 isoform X2, encoding MALMKPLVRYWKCFYLSSTAASVDECTLKTLSREDLQDLFPGPENFLRRRRIWDFINENSGNIDQDSSACSEYRSMPSTTSASPCQLKTSTPTSDEKKMKMPDPPEYVVYTDSELDLVRAQYFALLRSGKERGFKMSKELCCRLIRNTITSMVAILRASPMGKEASYPSKLEMKVMSQKIIEYYPMLRDTDPNMPHLTVYTKMFKRLQNMRSPCRKRQGPVLLRGPAKTLFSEDQDIDTDLTDTSGSADTVILESSEDLSDDNCSAVSPARDPPVPKKAKSGTKASIPSSRSSSPAPRTAIASPTMPAKDVAASPARDPPVPKKTKSGTKASIPSSRSSSPAPMTVIASPTMPANDVAAGLDSLKMQARHYKTLSNMYNKPNAKPNQNDVAQILDLEFEARRAFIDSDVTKEEDRPAKILDAYPCFKDVRNAMDELRRIVDGTNRRYIEDVRGRWTEFCTKVQFYSVWKKVLKPPFPLDVRSVDFTLALFNALPPLFPSSVLPPKKLACSEALIHILKSNEDPALYLQKRPLSSPVLLFDGSTTIVAVGNVPVTTLKQEDFSEGMLVLMAYYYTLHLTYPKCVATLLSVIQTEVIGDALHDKDATSSYKKAMAEWNAFIEK
- the LOC134454542 gene encoding uncharacterized protein LOC134454542 isoform X4 → MPSTTSASPCQLKTSTPTSDEKKMKMPDPPEYVVYTDSELDLVRAQYFALLRSGKERGFKMSKELCCRLIRNTITSMVAILRASPMGKEASYPSKLEMKVMSQKIIEYYPMLRDTDPNMPHLTVYTKMFKRLQNMRSPCRKRQGPVLLRGPAKTLFSEDQDIDTDLTDTSGSADTVILESSEDLSDDNCSAVSPARDPPVPKKAKSGTKASIPSSRSSSPAPRTAIASPTMPAKDVAEASPARDPPVPKKTKSGTKASIPSSRSSSPAPMTVIASPTMPANDVAAGLDSLKMQARHYKTLSNMYNKPNAKPNQNDVAQILDLEFEARRAFIDSDVTKEEDRPAKILDAYPCFKDVRNAMDELRRIVDGTNRRYIEDVRGRWTEFCTKVQFYSVWKKVLKPPFPLDVRSVDFTLALFNALPPLFPSSVLPPKKLACSEALIHILKSNEDPALYLQKRPLSSPVLLFDGSTTIVAVGNVPVTTLKQEDFSEGMLVLMAYYYTLHLTYPKCVATLLSVIQTEVIGDALHDKDATSSYKKAMAEWNAFIEK
- the LOC134454542 gene encoding uncharacterized protein LOC134454542 isoform X3: MTMDGFDEATRSVLEAASVDECTLKTLSREDLQDLFPGPENFLRRRRIWDFINENSGNIDQDSSACSEYRSMPSTTSASPCQLKTSTPTSDEKKMKMPDPPEYVVYTDSELDLVRAQYFALLRSGKERGFKMSKELCCRLIRNTITSMVAILRASPMGKEASYPSKLEMKVMSQKIIEYYPMLRDTDPNMPHLTVYTKMFKRLQNMRSPCRKRQGPVLLRGPAKTLFSEDQDIDTDLTDTSGSADTVILESSEDLSDDNCSAVSPARDPPVPKKAKSGTKASIPSSRSSSPAPRTAIASPTMPAKDVAEASPARDPPVPKKTKSGTKASIPSSRSSSPAPMTVIASPTMPANDVAAGLDSLKMQARHYKTLSNMYNKPNAKPNQNDVAQILDLEFEARRAFIDSDVTKEEDRPAKILDAYPCFKDVRNAMDELRRIVDGTNRRYIEDVRGRWTEFCTKVQFYSVWKKVLKPPFPLDVRSVDFTLALFNALPPLFPSSVLPPKKLACSEALIHILKSNEDPALYLQKRPLSSPVLLFDGSTTIVAVGNVPVTTLKQEDFSEGMLVLMAYYYTLHLTYPKCVATLLSVIQTEVIGDALHDKDATSSYKKAMAEWNAFIEK